One stretch of Erpetoichthys calabaricus chromosome 14, fErpCal1.3, whole genome shotgun sequence DNA includes these proteins:
- the sox9a gene encoding transcription factor SOX-9a — MNLLDPFMKMTDEQEKCLSDAPSPSMSEDSAGSPCPSGSGSDTENTRPTENNVMGPDGQRSDFKKDTEDDKFPVCIREAVSQVLKGYDWTLVPMPVRVNGSSKNKPHVKRPMNAFMVWAQAARRKLADQYPHLHNAELSKTLGKLWRLLNEVEKRPFVEEAERLRVQHKKDHPDYKYQPRRRKSVKNGQNEPEDTAEQTHISPNAIFKALQQVDSPHSASSMSEVHSPGEHSGQSQGPPTPPTTPKTDVQPGKADLKREGRPLQEGSGRQPHIDFRDVDIGELSSDVISNIEAFDVNEFDQYLPPNGHPGVPVTTSTHGQSGQSVYTGSYGISSTSISQTAGVAGHNWMSKQQQPQQQQQPQPQQHSMTTLSTEQSQGQQRTTHIKTEQLSPSHYSEQQHSPQQINYGTFNMQHFTPSYPSITRSQYDYSDHQSANSYYSHAASQSSSLYSTFTYMSPTQRPMYTPIADTTGVPSIPQTHSPQHWEQPVYTQLTRP; from the exons ATGAATCTACTCGATCCCTTCATGAAGATGACAGACGAGCAGGAGAAGTGTCTTTCAGACGCCCCCAGTCCGAGCATGTCTGAGGATTCCGCTGGGTCCCCCTGTCCGTCTGGTTCCGGATCCGATACAGAGAACACCCGACCGACGGAGAATAACGTCATGGGCCCGGATGGCCAGAGGTCCGATTTCAAGAAAGATACAGAGGACGACAAATTCCCCGTTTGTATCAGGGAGGCGGTGTCCCAGGTGCTGAAGGGCTACGACTGGACCCTGGTGCCAATGCCTGTCAGGGTGAACGGATCAAGCAAAAACAAGCCACATGTGAAAAGACCAATGAATGCTTTTATGGTGTGGGCTCAAGCTGCACGACGGAAACTGGCTGACCAGTATCCCCATTTGCACAACGCGGAGCTCAGTAAAACGCTTGGAAAACTATGGAG ATTGCTTAACGAAGTAGAAAAGCGTCCTTTTGTCGAAGAGGCCGAGCGACTGAGAGTACAGCACAAGAAGGATCACCCCGATTACAAGTATCAGCCCAGAAGGAGAAAGTCAGTGAAAAATGGGCAAAATGAGCCGGAAGACACAGCGGAGCAAACTCACATCTCACCCAATGCCATCTTCAAAGCCCTGCAGCAAGTGGACTCCCCGCACTCGGCTTCTAGTATGAGCGAGGTGCACTCTCCAGGCGAGCACTCGG gtcaATCCCAAGGGCCCCCCACACCTCCCACTACTCCGAAAACCGACGTGCAGCCTGGAAAAGCTGATCTGAAACGCGAGGGGCGCCCTCTGCAGGAGGGAAGTGGCAGGCAGCCCCACATTGACTTCAGAGACGTTGACATTGGGGAGCTGAGCAGCGATGTCATCTCCAATATTGAGGCATTCGACGTTAATGAGTTTGACCAATATCTGCCACCAAATGGTCACCCTGGAGTCCCCGTCACCACCTCAACacatggccagagtggacagtcCGTCTACACTGGTAGCTATGGCATCAGTAGCACCTCTATCAGCCAGACAGCAGGCGTTGCAGGGCACAACTGGATGTCCAAACAGCAGCAaccccagcagcagcagcagccacaGCCACAACAACACTCCATGACTACCCTCAGCACTGAACAAAGCCAGGGGCAACAAAGAACAACACACATCAAGACCGAACAGCTGAGTCCAAGTCACTACAGTGAGCAGCAGCACTCACCACAACAGATCAACTATGGCACCTTCAACATGCAGCATTTCACCCCGTCGTATCCCAGCATCACCCGCTCCCAGTATGACTATTCAGACCACCAGAGTGCGAACTCTTATTACAGTCACGCTGCAAGTCAAAGCTCAAGCCTGTACTCAACGTTCACTTACATGAGCCCCACACAGCGGCCCATGTATACTCCCATTGCAGATACCACAGGGGTCCCTTCTATTCCACAGACCCACAGCCCTCAGCACTGGGAACAACCTGTCTACACACAACTCACTCGGCCTTAA